The Pyrus communis chromosome 12, drPyrComm1.1, whole genome shotgun sequence genomic sequence TCACATCACCCGAAGAGGTTGACTACATCCCACTTCTATCTTAGTGGTTTTCACAAGtgtcttgttgttgaaatttcaacacccaTTTTAAGGAAATAACTATTGACAATACTTCAATTTTTAGAGCAAGAAGAATATTGTTTTCTACTTAAGTAAACAACCACCAATCGGAACATCATATAAGCGTATCATTGGTTTAGCATCACGATTaatgaatttcacattcttTACATATACAACATATCTCGAACTGAGCATATAAAAAGATACTTCCTAACTCCATTCatacaaaatgattaaaatcatttgaaccaTTTCTTGATAGATTAAAGGTAACTCTATATCGATACTCATATTTCCCAACTAAATAGAATAGGACAGGCTGGAAGTGTGCGAGAGTGGATACACAATAGTGCACTCATAGATGCTAATTTAATTCTACTATTGCCTCTGACAGAACTTAGCTTGTTCCAAAAAGTAAATGTAATAAAAAGTTCTAAGATCAATGAAGATTTGGACACACTTTTCTACATAATAGTCCCAATCAGTTTTCCAATGaaattagaaattgttaatTCTAGGTCATAAATATGATGGTTCATCTTTAGCGGTTCTACCACCGAGAAACATAAGCGTTAACATACTAAGAAAGTCTGAATCCGAATTGACTTGTCACATCAATCGACAATCACCATGCATCATCAAAATCTCCACAGAGAAGTGTCATCTAGCCTTCGAAATAAGGTGATGACTGTTGACTTTAGGTCTATGAATAAGATGATTCATTTCAAACGGTTCTAATCgtgaaaagtaaaagcaatactCCGTCATGTTGCCATACCAACTTAACAATGTGGTGGTATCCGCGGTAAGATTTTTGGGATATGACGCCAAAAGTATACGTCCTCGAAATGAACAATACTACTAACCAACTCTACGACACGAACTAAAAGGTCTTCACAGTTTCGTCGACACTCATAACAATCTAACAGTGAGATATCATCCCGTATTTCGATTCTAATGTCTACCTATGGAAGTGATCGAGAGGTGGTTAGTCAAAGGGTTTTCGTTTACCTAGATAAGTGATAGGgtaaaaacaacaatcatgagtTTACCGTCCTATTACAAAGCTTATTCCTAAGCTTCCATGATCCTAATTTATTCGGCTCAAGCGAAGTAGTTCATTGATCCTAGGaggatttgatgattgcttttcGGATTTCTACAACTCCCAGGATATGACAACTTACATTCGCAAGCTTATTCTCACCCATTTAATAAGTACAACTACGAAAGCAAAAATTTGGGAATAGTGTTGATTGAAAAATCCCATGCTAGAAAAAGACCTTGCTTAAGATCTACTTTCAAAAAGACTTCATCGACAGTCGATCTTCCTCCTAAAGATCCAACATGAACATAAGTATGCTTGAAGATATTAGTGCTAATAgggaccaaaaaaaataattatcccTCAGATGATCTTCCGCGAAATGTTACTAAGAAATCAAGACTAACTAAGATTTCCAATCTCTAAAGGATCAATACTAACGGCTGTAGGACAATGATAGAATTATTTGGTAATATCTCTGGCGATACATGATTATCAAAACATTTACTTAGGCCATCAACTTGCCTCACTTTTATACCTTTCCTCCACAAGGAAAATCTTCGTTTTAATTCTAAGGACAAACGCCaaaatgattttataaaatgTCGTCAAGACCACAAAATTGTCCAAAACTAAAGAAAAGTTAACATATTTTTCCGTAATCGACGAGGCGGTAAAGTTTGAGCATTAGACACAAAATCAAGAATGCTCACATCAAGcgtgtgatgaacacaatactgcccaacttatgctctgataccaaactggcACACCCCGATCCAGAAAGTCCACTtagaccctgaatcgagctatgctggccgacacctggaaggtgacgaagccataaaatgtgatagagtgtagaaaaatgtgaataatttgaacctaaaaatttttaataccagagtgcgttgaaagcgggagcgaacccatttcacgcacgatgtcagagcataagtaaggtacaggagtgtgggtaagaatcataccctcataaatatccatcaatactaagattcgccacagatccttgtcgatacaaactcagcagctaaaacctggagggcaccaaacagtgagtaagcaataaaaccaagcttcccaaagttattacctctctaaaagtaattcccctaaatgtaaaacccgtatcgttttccataagaaaatacaacatatatacatatgtccaaaccatactcagaaatggccagaaccacggtttgccatcaactccaccacgCAATAATAAGTAggctaaatgaacttaatcaatacaaaatgatatatcagtcggagtcatctaatatgacatgtacaacttattcatatctcatcaatcatggctagcatataagttggagtcacctatagtgacctatacgacttattcatatctcatcaatcatggctagcatataagtcggagtcacctatagtgacctgtacgacttattcatatctcatcaatcatggctagcatatagctcaataagtatacctgcacacgagtcggaaccacctaaagtggtctgtacgacaaaactaggtgtaaataaatacgctcaagtgctacgatcacgtgaagactgtgcgaataatcgcgggtcacctacgagtcggaaccacctaaagtggtatgtacgacaggactgtgcacctaccttggatccaagctgagcgtaaggtgcggaaggtgaacatcacgtgaaggactgtgccttggccacgggcgggaacactaacaccggggtgcaggtttatgagttATATTATATCTCAACATAATCATACTCACTAACATCACTAACATCAACGTGTACTCACCTGAGGCTTACCTGGGCGTCCGCGGCGTCAtttagtacttcaaagcattcacaatagtcAGGTCCAGGTAAtatccatatgaatatgccatgatgcaatctaaacccaaacatttcatgatattcccaaaatatatataatatggcgtaacatgtacaatcaataacaccctactcccaaactatttacttttgagGGTAATCATTAGTGATAAGCCCAATTAGACCCTAGTTACATTAACTATCatacttacctttccttacttcaatttcttgattctttacgcattgatttatgatcaacatttaatcaccaaatcataaagctaaatcTCACAATTCCTAACAATGTCCCttacattgctcaattcactaaacaaggctattgtctcaattatttaatctcatttattatatggctgcatctaacgtcttgttagactgcctacgtaccctaaacagagATCAAGCTATTCGTAGTTCGaaatgattaattgtaggtaACAAGGATAAATCACTATAGAAGTgcttgtggaactatcaattatatgcatataaaagaaaaaggcccactcacctggagtccacgctatgattatcTTGCACGCACATCGAGACATCAGGATCTATCGTcgcctgccacgaagtccaaaagtggacggaagatggtcaatttttcccacaaagccggcgggtgcctaaaacttccctacatcgattcgtcgtctacaatggtccaacggggtcaaggttggttgggttttgcttctgggatgatgggctacaaagcccaagtggtggcatcagtcatcgctttgccgatttgccggaaaatcgaaaagggtggccggagcactattgattttcgtcaactttcgtggcctcaaaccgccacataccatggttaatcaaggtggttcttgggtgagttttgtagaggggaatgagagcttcaagatagTGGTGGTAGCATcaaaaaactccaccggagttggccggaatcggccttggaaaatgggaacTTCTGGTGGGTGTGGGTGGACGGGAAAGCCActtcccttcttttcttttttttttctttttttttttttcttttctttctttcctcatttctgatttggcttcaccccacaaagtggggatttaatttaattaacactaaaccttgaataaccaatttcgaacgtccataactataccgttataatccggactcacaaacggctttcgcctatacgttcgtaccaacgagtactacgaggatatgctaaaagaataagtcccacatctctaaGTCGATGGTCAATGGAAGTCAAAGTTCTTACCtttagggcaatttcgtaaattcacgcttttgaaataaaataaaaacgtaaaatttggaacgggttgtcacaaatTAAGGAAGAGAATATGtagtctcctttttttttttttcaaaaaataggaATTAGTTGTGGGTCTTacaccacatcgaactttaacatCTGAATCATCTATTTTTTAAGATGCACCTCaaatcattcttgcaaaatacTAGTCAAATCGAAAATATTTGAAACATCTAATTGAGTACAAAAACATTGACGAACACTATATTCtaagaaatagtgaaatttcatcatgacaattaaacaaacaaatggtttcgtattaaattaaatttttgcaagaatgatctatgaataaagacttacaaaataaacggtCCGGATCGTTGAAGCAGGGCTAGTCCTGAGAATTTGAGGGGCTCTAGGCGAGCTTTAGAAGTGGGGCCCTAGAATTCTCGAACCCCCGACTCTTTGTACATTGATATGTAGAAAAAATAATTCAttaatacatgaaaaaaatgTATTTCTACATCATATaccattaaaaattaatatcaaaagaagaaagatataCAAACATGAGATAATACACGTCTTGCATTTTTAGACACGAATGTACTAGttaagtttacataatctaaATTGTTATTAGATTAGGCTTTCTAGTTATATTTGAAAAACAATACTTGTTTGGGGAGTCTTCAGCAGGGCTATTTGAAAATGCTTGTCTGGGAAGTCTTTACTAGCGTGGCCTtttgattagaaaaaaaaaaaaataggatgcTTCCACCATGTTTTGAACAAGAGACGGTAACCAAATAAATGCCTTCTTTTCCACTACGCCACCAAGTTTTTTGTGATGTTCTTCTTACTTTAAGAGTTTTTATATactaatacatacatatataaaaaaataaattaataaactgGGGGCCTCCAGAAGTCGAGGGCCCTAGGTGGTTGCCTTACTCGGCTACCCTCAGGGCCAGCCCTACGTTGATGAAGTTCAATTTGGAGTGGGTCCCACAATGAATACATTATTTGTTAACCCTAAGGGATCTTATACTGTGATGATGTTATTTGTCCAACAAGTTTTTGCATCGTAGTAAGTGATTCTTTTTAGCAAATAATTCGCACAAGTTTGGAAGGgaaccttttttttcctttatctttctttgttttttgcccTAATGAACAGGTAAGGAATTAACTTGGTTGCTTTCACGTGGTAACCATCATGTTGCTAACATGAAAATGTTGTTCGACGGCCGGATTCGAACATGGATGCCCATGCAAGAAAAGGGAAGCCGCACTTATTAAAAATGTAGTAGTAGCATTCTTTGTTCCACACTATACAATCACCAATTAAATTGTGCAATACAAAAACACAATGTGGGTGCACGAAAGGAACCCACGTGGATAAAGGAGTCTGTTAGGGTTTTTAGAGCCGACAACAAGAGAGGATCTTAACTTCTAATGTAGCCTAATATGTTATGTTATCAAActgtcaacaaaaaaaaaatgtggtgcATGAAAAAAACCACGTGGATATGATAGTAGATTAGAGCGTTTAGAGCCGACAATGACAATGAGAAAGGTCGTAAAAGTTACTGTTCAATCTAATATGTTATATGATCAAACTGTCAATATAAGaatgtggaatgaatgaaagAAATCCATGTGGATAAAGGAGTAGGTTATGATTTTAAGGCCAACAAATTAAAGAGGTCATAAGTCACATCCATactagtttttttaattatgtgaTCAAATTGTTAATAGAAAACAAGGTTTTAAATTATGCTAGGTGCTAGTTGAACGGTACATAGAttatatatagattataaaatattaaaacatattaaaaacatGGAGAACGAGCATATAACGAGTTGTCATCcaaatattcaacaagtctcttacattttattaagaaaacaaatgctAAATGAAAGTTgttgattttctgtttaagtgaaAGTTGCGACCTAGACGGGTGCTTAGACGGGCTAGGCGGGGGCCTCGGCAGGCTAAGCGGATGTCTAGgcatcatttcttaattttcaaacgtctaaTGATTAATCAGGGCGGTAACTAGCTATCTAGCGCCTAGGCAGCGACTTTTAGAACAATGAGAAAAAGATAATGTGGAGAATGGAAAAGAAAATCATGTAGGGGTTTGGAGCTGACAACGAGAGAAGTTGTAAGTTATTAAGTTACTATGCAGTGTAATATGTTACGTTATCAAACTGTTAACACTCTCGATCGATCATCCGAATAAAATATAAAGAGTGGGAAAAGTAGAAAATGGGGGTGGCCAAGTGAGTGAAGAAATGATGATGAGAAAGGAAGGAGTTTgggttggagagagagagagagagagagagagagagagagagagagagagagagaggggcatTTAGCATTTAGGTTAAGAGAGGGAGGGGGAGACAAGAACAGATTGGCACAGCTGTAGAAAGGGTCCCATTACATGAAGCGAAGGGGCAAGAACGTGCGCGGCGTTTCTCCAGGATTTCAGAAACCCCTAACTGCCTGGCATCTAATCCACCCCATCACCATGCCCCCGATCACTGCACATGCAACTTGCTTCTTCACCTCCTTCcctccctttctttctttttctcccccattttttatttttattttaaccaCTCAtggttttctctttttttaataattctCACTCGTTATTACGGTCGGGTGgttttcattttcacttgtaagtaagagatcttaggtttaAATCTTCAATACTAAATTAGATTGCTCATGTAGCTTAACCAAACTCTTTCTCCTTTTAGTATAAAATATATTGGTATgctaaaaaaatgaataaataaatcccatgcacactctctctctctcccctactctttctctctctagggtttttttttcttacatattGATCGATCTTACTTCTCACCTCTGAGCTGGACCCTAACATGCTCGCCTCCTCCCGTcccatcttcttcttgtttttacaCTGGCCAACCCTCAGACAAACAATGGTGTTTTGCTTTATTCttggataaaaaaataaaaaaatttgtgtgctatttgaCCAAAATAAATTATGTGTGACAAGTGTTTGATATACTTACTAATTTGGAATAAAGAAATCATGGATCGGAGAAGGGAAAAAAGAATGAGAATGAAATCAACTTGCCGCCTCTACTTGATATGATTTTTGATTTGGTTGTGGTTCAATATCCTAGTGGATTGGATGTTGGGTTTTTACTTATGCGTTTCGAGTTCGAAACTTCCCctcttttaaattaatgtaataatttCGAACTCTCCACCATccctttaataataataaaatttaaaaaaaatcagtattaaattacaaattttgaGATAGTAGGGAATTGAAATAATTCAAATATCCATATTTTagtaagagtaaattgtagcaatggtccttcaactttaattaaattggagcaatggtccctcaactggtccttcaactttaattaaattggagcaatggtccctcaactaaaaattcattaccattgatcCCTCAAtccatcaaaatgtgtagctatggttattttcatcaacttcgtcaaaattttgtcaaaataagttatgttggaaagaccattgctacaagtggggtccctcaactcatcaaaacgtgtagctatggtcctttttgtcaacttcgtcagaattttgtcaaaacgagttatgttggaaggatcattgctacaattgggttaaagttgatggatcatttctccagttggattaaagttgcggaaccaatggtaatggatttttagtcgAGGGACCATAGTtatacattttgatgagttgagggaccaatgataataaaattttagttgagggaccattgctccaatagAATTAAGGTTAAGGGACCATTGCCACAATTTACTCTTTTAGTAAAGAAAACTATTTAGTAAAATAGGTATTTAGAAGAGGAAAATAGTTATGTAAATTAGTAATATTCACAGGGAACGTTCTCTTGCTTACCATAAAAACCAATATAACTCTTGGATTTCTCGTTTAAGAGCGAAATCTCACCCATTTACGAGTGTGTTGCCGCATGAACAGCTTTACGAGTGTGTCATTTTTTTCGTTTCCGGCTTGCAAAGGGAACCAAACCTAGGGTTGGCGGCCCTAAGCGGGAGGGGCAATTGTCGAAAGTGATACATGAGAGATAGCGAAAAAAGTTAATCCCCCAAGTGAAAGATACAAAACGTTTAGGCCACTTCAAAAGCCAGTTTTGGGCCTACTATCCCACCATACCTCAACCTGGGCCCCTTATCTTAACTCACCTCAATTTGGGCCCTACAATCCCAATCCACCACAATCAATTTCGTTTTACGTCTACCTCAAATTCATTACATCATTTCGTAAGCCGGCACGATTggaaagtgattttcacacaccgaTTTCTTTCATGCACACTGTTGTTTATTTCTAGCCTTTGAATTGAATCAATTAAAGGAGAATACGtgaacataaataaacaatagtgtgcagaagaagaagaaggtatgCAAGGAACTACGGATATCGTTCTATAAACTTTTAAACTTAATTTCCCTTAATCAAAGAGATCCATGAAGGCAATAACAAAACTGATGCTTAAGAATGCTTAACATGCTTACTATGGATGATCTGTTAACATCTTTTGTCAAATAATATCCATTCAACTTACAGTTACACTACAAGTACagaacaaaacaaggaaagattaACAGAAGCTCGCAACACTAATTCGATAAACTCGTACTAGTTTTGAATAACTAACTAGAGCTAAAATCTCACCTAATCAGCTACTAGATGGTTGAATCTTAATTTATGATTAGATTTATACCTTCTGAACAAAATCGAAGGCAAAGAATGTACTCCCCGAGCCGAAGTTTTGCATGCTTGTCTTCAACTGTTATTGTACAATGAAGCACTCTCATATCTGCAAGCATAGGTTTTCAATTTGCTAGAGGTCAGCCGAACTGATAACAGCAAGTGATGCTCATATCTGAAATCCGGATCGATTCAGATTCTACCCCGCAACCACCATTCAAGAAATAGTTATTTAGTATCAGTAATGGAGCCGAAAGGGTCCTTTACCACACTGTCCCATTGTTAAACTGACAACTGCCTCACTTGTTTGGTTCAGTTTGCAACATAACCGACGGGGTACCTGTGGAAAGAGATTATTCAGTACATCACAAAAACTAGAGCAGGCAAGTCAGAAATCAGTTTCATTGCATATGGCAAAAGTAGCTGAGTAAGGAAACTCACCAAATGCCATTTCTTGGTGGGCGGATAGCccaaaacttgaattttttgCAGATTGCGCAAAAGTCGAAACTGGGAAAAGCAGAAAACCTTTCTCTTGAATTCATCTTCTGCTGGGCTCCGCATATATGACCCCAATGTAGCATTCCCTTGTTTCCTAACATCTTTCAAGAAGAATAAAATAGGCTTCTTACAAATAGATCTATAAGGGTCTTTGGTATCAAAATCGAATTCATTCCTTTGACTTATCCCATTCCAAGCAGAGTAAGTCTGCTCTGAGCGCTCAAGGTCACGGGGAAGCACAATGTTTGGGAATACTTGAACCACATACCCAAGTGAGACTGAAAATGTGAGACGGCGTCGATGATCATAGCAAATGGACCGCTGCAAAAAGCTGGTAGGTTGGAGTCTCATTGCCTGTGTGAAAAGCTTCAAACTTTGCAGAGAGGTAGAGCCGGGATAAAAAGGGTCAACAGCTTCAACATGGTGAATGGACACAAATGGTGCTATAGGATGCGAAGATAAAAGACCGTGCGCATTTCCCCTAATGTCACACTGCCACACCAAACAACCCCATTTCACTAATAAAGCAATGCTCTGTAAAACAGAAAGATATATACCACACTCATGTATGTATATCCGAAACAATGCTAGAACAAAACCCATTTCACCAATTAAGCAATGCTCACCGAAACAGAATGATCCAAACATTCATACATATAAGTGTATTTTGTTTGTAGAACTAGTAGCTAATATCACACTGCCACAACAAACCTATGCCACATATTAACCAATACTCTGTTTTTGATAATGCGATACTCCAACAACTCTAATCTACAGCGAGGGAGATTCGAACTAAGGTGCAACATGGCGGGCACACTGCTTCCGAACCAACTGGCCTAATACATGTGCAATTATGCAATGCTctttaaattagaaaaatatgTGTGTATATCTGAATTTACCTGATGGAAGCCAGGTTCTCTGGTTAATGGAATCCCAAGTTCAGTAATGCAGGCATGGAGGCGATCGTCACTCCCGTAGAGCTTCGGGTACCTCTCGAGACACTGGTCCTGCATTTCGGACAGGGCTTCCGCCAGAGGGTGGCTAATTGCAATGCCTCCGCCACCAAACGCCATGGAGTGGCTGAAATAAGTGTTGGCAGAATGACTCTCCGACGGGCTTCCCACATAAACCATCTCCGACGAGTCGTACTTACCCAGCACGGCGACGAGGTTATCGACGTTGATGATGGTGTCATCGTCGGCGAGAACAAACCACCGGACGTTGGGGAGGCCGAGGCGGAAGCACTCGGAGACTATTCGGGCGATTCGTAGCCCCGACGGGTGACCTGTCGGGTTGGTGTACCGAAACCGCGAGATGTCCTCGGATACCATCATCGGCGGCAAGGACCGATCGACGTCGTTTTCCGGTAGCTTCTCTTCCAGCCAGACGTGGCCGCGCATGTCGTCCTGGCGCCACCAGAGCCGGACGTACTCTTTCCGCTGCTTCCAGAGTTGGGCCGACCCGGCAATGCCGAAAACGATGTCGTTTACAGTGAGCTCCTCGGAGTGTCCGCTGTGTCGGGAAACAGTGCGGCTTTGGGAGCGGGTGAAGGACTGGGGAGCGGGGAGGGAGTGCGAAGTGGCGGAGAAGACAAGGGAGAGCCAGGCGGTGGTGGAGATCAAGAGGGCCGCGACGGCGATGACGGCGGTGGCCACGTGGCTCTGACGGTAACGGCGGTTTTTTGGTGATCTGGGATTGCCGTTGTTGGGGTTTGTTGTTGGCGTCGTCGTCATCGTCCGCAATGTTCATTTCTGTGCGCCGATGGCCACCTCATCAAAACCCCTAAATAACAATTTATCGATTTCGGATTCGGATTCGGATTCGGGACCTTTTCAGATTTGGGCGTGCGAAGAGGGAGAGTGTGGGGTTTTAGGATTTATTGGTTTTAATTTCtgtaattatttaatatttattttgtaatataaattttgaagCTTT encodes the following:
- the LOC137711301 gene encoding uncharacterized protein, with the translated sequence MTTTPTTNPNNGNPRSPKNRRYRQSHVATAVIAVAALLISTTAWLSLVFSATSHSLPAPQSFTRSQSRTVSRHSGHSEELTVNDIVFGIAGSAQLWKQRKEYVRLWWRQDDMRGHVWLEEKLPENDVDRSLPPMMVSEDISRFRYTNPTGHPSGLRIARIVSECFRLGLPNVRWFVLADDDTIINVDNLVAVLGKYDSSEMVYVGSPSESHSANTYFSHSMAFGGGGIAISHPLAEALSEMQDQCLERYPKLYGSDDRLHACITELGIPLTREPGFHQCDIRGNAHGLLSSHPIAPFVSIHHVEAVDPFYPGSTSLQSLKLFTQAMRLQPTSFLQRSICYDHRRRLTFSVSLGYVVQVFPNIVLPRDLERSEQTYSAWNGISQRNEFDFDTKDPYRSICKKPILFFLKDVRKQGNATLGSYMRSPAEDEFKRKVFCFSQFRLLRNLQKIQVLGYPPTKKWHLVPRRLCCKLNQTSEAVVSLTMGQCGKGPFRLHY